Proteins encoded within one genomic window of Humulus lupulus chromosome 1, drHumLupu1.1, whole genome shotgun sequence:
- the LOC133816360 gene encoding uncharacterized protein LOC133816360, protein MGATMKTLETQVEKLTNTMKNQMSISFPSGRENKSKVCNVIALRSGKELEVSSVEKENVEEISKKNENEEGKAKKDTLKKEPSMAIDEQFKMFLNIFKKIHIKISFVDALVNYAKFMKDVISKKRKLEDYEAVKLTEVCSAIIKRQLPEKLKELGSFTIPCVIGEIHIEKPMCDLGASINLMPLSIF, encoded by the exons ATGGGGGCAACGATGAAGACATTGGAAACGCAAGTGGAAAAATTGACCAATACTATGAAGAATCAAATGTCAATATCTTTTCCTAGTGGCAGAGAGAATAAATCAAAAGTGTGTAATGTCATTGCCTTGAGGAGTGGAAAAGAACTAGAAGTTTCTAGTGTTGAAAAGGAAAATGTTGAGGAGATCTCTAAGAAGAACGAGAATGAAGAAGGCAAGGCAAAAAAGGATACTTTAAAGAAAGAGCCATCGATG GCGATTGATGAGCAATTCAAGATGTTCCTAAATATTTTCaagaaaatccatataaaaatttCTTTTGTTGATGCTCTTGTGAACTATGCTAAGTTTATGAAGGATGTGATATCTAAGAAGCGTAAGTTAGAGGATTATGAGGCAGTGAAGCTAACAGAAGTGTGTAGTGCCATTATCAAGAGACAACTACCGGAAAAGTTGAAAGAACTTGGAAGCTTTACTATTCCATGTGTGATTGGTGAGATACATATTGAGAAGCCCATgtgtgatttgggtgctagtatCAACCTAATGCCTCTCTCTATCTTTTAG